The Oncorhynchus gorbuscha isolate QuinsamMale2020 ecotype Even-year unplaced genomic scaffold, OgorEven_v1.0 Un_scaffold_2013, whole genome shotgun sequence DNA segment GAGGGTCTCCCCCGTCACGGCACTGAACACACGCACCACCGGCTCCCGCTAAAGTATAAGACCATGGACATATGGTAAATTCACTTGTTTTGCATAAATATTATGCAAACAAAATATTatgaacacctgttctttccatgacaaagactgaccaggtgaatccaggtgaaagctatgatcccttaatgatgtcacttgttaaatccacttcagtgtagatgaaggggagcggacaggttaaagaaggatttttaagccttgagacaattgaggcatagattgtgtatgtgtgccattcagagggtgaatgggcaagacaaaatatttaagtgcatatttgaacagggtagtaggtgccaggtgcaccggtttgtgtcaagaactgcaatgctgaaCACTAAGTTTCTGTGTGTATCatgaatggtccatcacccaaagaacatccagccaacttggcacaactCTGGAAGCATTGGAGATGGGCCAGCATTGGGGAACGCTTGcaaacaccttgtagagtccatgtcccaacgaattgaggctgttctgatggaAAAAggcggggtgcaactcaatattaggaaggtgtttctaatgtttggtacactcagtatatataaGTTAGGAGTCATATAATTACAGGGGTAAGATGAAGTGGCTCCTTTGCACTGATCTTAGGTCTGGTTTGTGTTTTTACTGCTAATGGTAAAGGTTAGGATTTGGTGAgagtaaactgatcctagatctgtgcccaaGGGCAATTTCTATCCAGAGACAAATCAAAGGTCCATGCTATTTAAATGTATAATCTACCACCATCTCGTGGCTCAAATTTGTAACAACATTCTCTAATTCATGTGCTGTACTGAGTTTTGTTCTATCACATTGAACACTAATCTGGGTGAAGATTAAATTGAACACTAATCTGGGTGCAGATTAAATTGAACACTAATCTGGGTGCAGATTAAATTGTTAACAGAAATATTATGAATATGTGTTTCAATGAACCCAAAGGGCCTCTTCTCCTACTATACGGCcttctgtgctctactgtactccatctgctgtactctactgtactctactgtagtctgctgtactcCGTCTACTGTACTCCGTCTACTGTGCTCTgtctgctgtgctctactgtgctctgtctgctgtgctctactgtactctactgtactctgtctactgtactctgttgtgctctactgtactctgtctactgtgctctactgtgctctactgtactctactgtgctctgtcTGCTGTGAACTGTAGGTCTACTATGACTGTACTCTGTTTGGTACAAAGACCTTGTCActgaatccatcaatagcctataggcctacatgTTCAGTAGGCTCTATGAGGGAGGAAATTACCTAAAATGCTATAGTTTTGACTCACTCTGATGTCAGCTCACCAGCTGGAAAGATTGTCGATGACGTGTCAAAagcctatctctcctctctctgttttgtaAAACAATGTTTGGgagttgatcaaatattttggtagTCTACAGCATAGTCTTATCTTTTCAGCAAGAGTCATTGCTTTTCAACCTGTGTTTTCCCTcgattgtatttgaaatattgcaaaaggcctgttttgtctgcctgttgtatTTTCACTGACAGATTTGCCTCGCGTTCCCGACTGTAGGCTATTCtttgttattgggctacaatccGCAGCGAGGCTATTTAAAAAAAGAAGCTATTGGTCCTCTGTAGCTAAATTATAGGGCTTCTCATGACGTATTAGGCTATTCTGAATGATTTAATTTatttctgaacagacagcagtaattCCGTAACTTTAGAAAATTCCTCCAGAACCCTTCATGCAGCTATGATTCTATAAGGAAACAAATGATGAAGTGCAACTCTGGAGAGATGAGGGGCAGGATAATTGACGAAGAGGCAACTCGAATGAACTTTGATCGCTTTTATTATAATTGTTACATAGCAAAAAGTGAAAATTATTTTTCATGGCACGAGAGGTACCGGATTCGGCCAAATAGGTTCCGGAACAAAGCAGTCCAGAACGGAAAGGTGCCGGATCCTGTTCTGGCATGATCCGGCTCAAATTAAGCACTGATTTGAAGTACCTAGGCCTCTACCTGCTGGGTATAAAGATTATTAAACTAGATTCAGTGGACTTGTCATTCACAGTACTGATGAAAAATCAAGTATATTTGATCTAAATGTGGATATACGAGGACATCTAGTGGTCACCGGATTTAAAATCAAATCCATGCAAGCTATCTTTGTACTAGCATGCGATGCCATATATTTGACGCAGGTATATATGTACTTATATTTGACGAAGGATAGTCATTGACCCGGACAAAATATAATTGTATGAGCTATGCCTCCTTGTACCGGCGTTGTTGCACCCCTCTACTATCTGGCTTGGTGGGGCGATCTCGTTCTGTATTCCTGCTTCACTTATATTCAATGTGTCGTCATGCATTTGTGCATGCACGCTGTTAACGGTCATATCCGTCTttctagctaacttagctagctcaTCAACCAGTATTTTACTCGCTTTTTCTGCACGATAGCATTTATTAAAGCCTTGCAACTCATGGGGACCTCACTGTTACCACGGGTCATCGAGCTGGCCCTTATTTGGCAGCAGGGTTGCATCGGTTTCCACTGGATTTGACAGCTTGTTAGgctggctagctaggtagctaattcGCTAATGCGAACTATTTATCATGTAGCAGCCTATGCTGACTAGCGTCGCTAGCAACTAGCTAACATAGATACAGTTTAGTCGTTGGTCCACAAAATCAAACAAATGGTACTAAACTGATGACAAAATCATGTTTTGAAAATGTAGTAGCTATTTATGTTGTTTAATGACATTGCGAATATAAACATTTTTGACATTTAACTACCGGTATGTATTTAATCCGGTTTCGGCATGAGAAAAGTATTAATCGCAAATTCCAGCACTAACGGATACCGGGAAATAGAAATAAGAGAACCGGTCACGAATACGGAGCCACGCCCTAAAATAACATGTGACCACAAGGCGTTTGTGACACATTCTTTGCGTTCCAATTTTGTCTTAATTGTCTGTAGGTTCTAAATTGCTTATGAGCTTGGCTTCCCTTCAGAAAGTATCTGAATCTTTTACTCTACAGCTGTATTTTCCTACAGTTACTAATAATACTAGCAACAAAACAGATTTCATTCCTTAAAATGATATTGCCAGATGGAAGAAAATAATAAGGTAGGCCTaaactttttatttgatttattattattattttttccacctttatttaaccaggtaggccacctttatttaaccaggtaggctagttgagaacacctttatttacctttatttaaccatgtaggctagttgagaacacctttatttaaccatgtaggctgttgagaacacctttatttaaccaggtaggctagttgagaacacctttatttaaccatgtaggctagttgagaacacctttatttaaccaggtaggctagttgagaacacctttatttaaccaggtaggctagttgagaacacctttatttaaccatgtaggctagttgagaacacctttatttaaccatgtagactagttgagaacacctttatttaaccatgtaggctagttgagaacacctttatttaaccatgtaggctagttgagaacacctttatttaaccatgtaggctagttgagaacacctttatttaaccatgtaggctagttgagaacacctttatttaaccatgtaggctatgagaacacctttatttaaccatgtaggctagttgagaacacctttatttaaccatgtaggctagttgagaacacctttatttaaccatgtaggctagttgagaacacctttatttaaccatgtaggctagttgagaacacctttatttaaccatgtaggctagttgagaacacctttatttaaccatgtaggctagttgagaacacctttatttaaccatgtaggctagttgagaacacctttatttaaccatgtaggctagttgagaacacctttatttaaccatgtaggctagttgagaacacctttatttaaccatgtaggctagttgagaacacctttatttaaccatttagtttaaccatgtaggctagttgagaacacctttatttaaccatgtaggctagttgagaacacctttatttaaccatgtaggctagttgagaacacctttatttaaccataggctagttgagaacacctttatttaaccatgtaggctagttgagaacacctttatttaaccatgtaggctagttgagaacacctttatttaaccatgtaggctagttgagaacacctttatttaaccatgtaggctagttgagaacacctttatttaaccatgtaggctagttgagaacacctttatttaaccatgtaggctagttgagaacacctttatttaaccaggtaggctagttgagaacacctttatttaaccagtaggctagttgagaacacctttatttaaccatgtaggctagttgagaacacctttatttaaccatgtaggctagttgagaacacctttatttaaccatgtaggctagttgagaacacctttatttaaccataggctagttgagaacacctttatttaaccatgtaggctagttgagaacacctttatttaaccatgtaggctagttgagaacacctttatttatttgagaacacctttatttaaccatgtaggctagttgagaacacctttatttaaccatgtaggctagttgagaacacctttatttaaccatgtaggctagttgagaacacctttatttaaccatgtaggctagttgagaacacctttatttaaccatgtaggctagttgagaacacctttatttaaccatgtaggctagttgagaacacctttatttaaccatgtaggctagttgagaacacctttatttaaccatgtaggctagttgagaacacctttatttaaccatgtaggctagttgagaacacctttatttaaccatgtaggctagttgagaacacctttatttaaccatgtaggctagttgagaacacctttatttaaccatgtaggctagttgagaacacctttatttaaccatgtaggctagttgagaacacctttatttaaccatgtaggctagttgagaacacctttatttaaccatgtaggctagttagaacacctttatttaaccatgtaggctagttgagaacacctttatttaaccatgtaggctagttgagaacacctttatttaaccactagttgagaacacctttatttaaccatgtaggctagttgagaacacctttatttaaccatgtaggctagttgagaacacctttatttaaccatgtagttAGTTGAGaacagttgagaacacctttatttaaccatgtaggctagttgagaacacctttatttaaccatgtaggctagttgagaacacctttatttaaccatgtaggctagttgagaacacctttatttaaccatgtaggctagttgagaacacctttatttaaccatgtaggctagttgagaaactttatttaaccatgtaggctagttgagaacacctttatttaaccatgtaggctagttgagaacacctttatttaaccatgtaggctagttgagaacacctttatttaaccatgtaggctagttgagaacacctttattttaggctagttgagaacacctttatttaaccatgtaggctagttgagaacacctttatttaaccatgtaggctagttgagaacacctttatttaaccatgtaggctagttgagaacacctttatttaaccatgtaggctagttgagaacacctttatttaaccatagGCTAgagctttatttaaccatgttagttgagaacacctttatttaaccatgtaggctagttgagaacacctttatttaaccatgtaggctagttgagaacacctttatttaaccatgtaggctagttgagaacacctttatttaaccatgtaggctagttgagaacacctttatttaaccatgtaggctagttgagaacacctttatttaaccatgtaggctagttgagaacacctttatttaaccatgtaggctagttgagaacacctttatttaaccatgtagctagttgagaacacctttatttaaccatgtaggctagttgagaacacctttatttaaccatgtaggctagttgagaacacctttatttaaccatgtaggctagttgagaacacctttatttaaccatgtaggctagttgagaacacctttatttaaccatgtaggctagttgagaacacctttatttaaccatgtaggctagttgagaacacctttatttaaccatgtaggctagttgagaacacctttatttaaccatgtaggctagttgagaacacctttatttaaccatgtaggctagttgagaacacctttatttaaccatgtaggctagttgagaacacctttatttaaccatgtaggctagttgagaacacctttatttaaccatgtaggctagttgagaacacctttatttaaccatgtaggctagttgagaacacctttatttaaccatgtaggctagttgagaacacctttatttaaccatgtaggctagttgagaacacctttatttaaccatgtaggctagttgagaacacctttatttaaccatgtaggctagttgagaacacctttatttaaccaggtaggctagttgagaacacctttatttaaccaggtaggctagttgagaacaagttctcatttgcaactgcgacctggccaagataaagcaaagcagttcgacagatacaacgacacagagttacacatggagtaaacaattaacaagtcaataacacagtaggggaaaaaaaggggagtctatatacattgtgtgcaaaaggcgtgaggtaggcgaataattacaattttgcagattaacactggagtgataaatgatcagatggtcatgtacaggtagagatattggtgtgcaaaagagcagaaaagtaaataaataaaaacagtatggggatgaggtaggtaaaaatgggggggctatttgccgatagactgtAATAAGATATACCTTCAAGACTGCTTGTGTTTAATCCTGAATCCAGTTGCCCCTCTTGTACTGCGATAAAACAATAGGCAAGCCATGAACCTTATGGAGAAGTGCATGTGTtttgcagacacacctgggttcTAGACTGGCTGAGGTAAACATTTTAGGAAAGCCTGGGTTTTTTAATCCCGGTGAAAGCAGATATGACAAGGTTTGTCAATGTCATGTTGCCCTTCCATTTAGATGAAACTAGAGAAAAGGATCATTTTTCTTCTCTTAATCCACATTTTCTAGCAAAAAACATGTTCATGCTTTAGGGCTGGTGGGCTGCAAATATATTGGTAAaatataaagtgtgtgtgtgtgtgtgtgggggggtagtgGATATAATGGGGTATAGGCCTAATTGTTGTTAtgagggtgaaatttcaaccacaggatgaTGTCATCATTGTAAACTAAATTCAGCATAGCCAAACCTTGTTATAAAATaggttgaatttgtacctttgaaaccatgtcagagaaaaaaacaatagGCAGCACCTCAGCCCTGAACCCCATCCAGGGTTTTAATAGCCCTGCTTAGCTTTGTCACTGACTACTACCAATATGCTACTGTGAGAATTATTATTGAGAGATCTCTTAATAACAAAATATATTCAGTGTTAATATCGAAGTCATTCTAAGGGGTAGGTTTGACAAAGCAAATGAGTGAGTCTTTGACATGAAGACAGTGGTTAGATTCTGCCATTGGGACTGCTCTGATGTTTCCATTCTCTCCTGGTTATGACCATAGAGCCTTGTCCCAGTCTCTAgacctgcctgtctgtgtggtggATGACCACCTGACCTCTGAAGCTGTCAATGAGATGGTAAGTTGACCTTGTCATTTCATATTACAACATTAATCCAATAAAATGTTATAGTGATGCTATCATTGGCAATGTTGACGTACCACAACCATCTCTGTTGTGTTGCAGTTGTTTAATTGGCCCAACGTTGCCAATGCTCCTCCACTCTTTAACAGTTAATAATTATTTCAGTATGATATTTGTTGTATATTAAGTTTGATTATTTGCAATATAATTACATTTCTACCAGGAGCAGAGCAATTCTACCAGGAGCAGAGCAACCTCAGTGATGGAAACCACAGAAGAGGGGAAGCTCAACAATGTAGAACATCTGACACTTATGGACTTCCTTCAAAACCTAACTGAGAAGTATGTTCTGTTTTCTTTGGTACTATCACACCTTCAAGGAAATAGGATCAAATTAGAAACTGATCAATCGGGAAAAAAAATGTTCAGTGCTAGAAAAGTTGTCACATTGCAATTTTGCCAAAACAACTGACACAAAGCAAGTATAACTTCACGATCAGgcaaataattaaataaaaacaattctgCCACGCATCCTGATATGACAACATTTATAACAATATTGTTTTCAGGCAATGGAGGGGGATTCGTGAGGGCATGTTTGACCCGGTAAGATCATGTTACTGACAATTTAATTAGATTACCATGAAAACTCTGCCTAATGTTTAACCTTGTTCATAAGCTTTTGAAAGACACACTATGCAACATTTTAAAACACTTATTCTGTTTCTGGAATACAGCTGACAAAACAACAGCTTGCCGGCTTGTGTCTGAGGATTGTCCAGTTTTTATCGGACAAGCTGATGCAGATCATCATCCCAGGTCTTTACGAACTACTGGGCATCCAAGATGCTGCCTCCTCTCCATTGTCACAGAGATCTCTCTCAGCGTCACTCACCAGTCTGTTAGACGATAAGACTAACACCAAGTCCCGCGTGAGATTTACTGAGGCTGGTGTACCTAAGAGGCCAGGCAGTCGAAAGTCTTACAATAGCTTTCGCATCCCGACTCCCTACCCTTCCTCCAACTGTgtggagcaggaagaggaagaagagcagGAATCACAACTTAAGTTCAAGGAGATTTACCTGACTAAGGGCTGTCTGGGCAGTGGAAGCTACCTGCCCAATGGGGCCATGAGgtaagtcccatgatggtagtgactgtccattactgTTTATGACTTATCAACCATCATTTACTTTCTCATATAAAAtatttatttgatgactttattacttcattccaagtcatcaactcatctctatagagctgctgcttatcctgtctgacaaaatcactattttagtagttcttctaAGTAAATAAGACCTACTTTTATGACCGCTGAACACCAACtgtcaatcacttagatcatgtatttccAGGTAGAGAATCCTCGCAACACAACTGCTTTTTATCTCTCTCATGCATTCTCTCGTCTCTCCGTCTCAGTCAATGAGGTTTCCGTATCTGCTCCACACAGAGTGGACAAGCAAGTGGGCGTGCAATGGATTATGGGAATTAATTGCCATATTTTCTgtgctaaactatgtagaatattggcctgttggaaactacaactccctactacattgcaTAGTTCGtgcttgatctgatttatctctacagAAACTGAGCATCGAGcttacagaagaagaaaaaaattaactatatggaattcaaataattgagcCGACGTCGgttaattagttgtttaaaaaacgaAAAATAACAAAAATGTTGGTTAAATGCTCAGCTCTAGATTCTAATGACATCATCAGTGTGCATCCTGTGATTTTAACAAATTATGAGTAGGAATTGcctactaattggttgatgatgtcatagaaaacacttatcttcctctttctacaaaacatagaaatgcccATTTTTCACATATgctgatgttggggtggtgctggagatgatgaatatgaagttgaaacATTTAGAAATTTCCCTTTAACATTTCTTCAAACTGCCTTGTATTTATGATTGTCCTTGAAGTTACAGTATTTGAAGTTTATAGCAATTTGGATTTTTGTGGAGGATAGATATTGCCAGGATAGATATATATCTACAGGCCAGTTTCAATACAAATGACTTATGACAATGGTGCAGatgtatttgacacactgaatgtGCATCACAGCCTAACATATTATTTGTTTGACTTTGatgatttctgttgttttttccccaaggactctaacctctctgtctgatGTGCAGAAGAAAACAACCAACTCTGAGACACTACAAGTCCTCTTAGGTGTCTCAGAGGACACCCTTTAACCTGTGTGCAGGACAGCCTGCAAGGTTCTCTCTCCAAACTTGCATGCATGTCCAATTTCCCATCTGGAAGTGCAGGCTCTATGATGCTAACCCCTGCTGTAATGGCAGAGTTGGCTAAAGATGTCAAGTCGGCCTTATCAGTGGTCGTTAAGAGTGCCTCCGCTAGCCAAACCTCTCTAGTGACACCGGTAAGGGGAGACTCACAGACCAAGGTGACTGAGAGCATGGTGAGAGAGCTGGCTGCTAAACTTGAAAAAGTTGACCAAGAGAGCAAGAGTCTAACAGGGCAAGTCATGACCACCATCTCTGACACAATGTTGGCTTTTGTTGACGAGAACGAACAGAATTTGCTGGAAGATCTGAAGGACAAGATCACATTTTTGGCATCGCATGTTGGCTTCATTGAGGATCTTGATGCCCTGATAAGGAAATACGAGAGCAGCTACAATATTAGTGAATCTGGTTCCTCCTGCACGCTCACATCTAAGAGCATCCAAAAACTCTCCAGCCGGGAGTTTCAAACATCAGCAATACAAGCAGTGAGTGGAGTTCTTGACA contains these protein-coding regions:
- the LOC124024819 gene encoding uncharacterized protein LOC124024819; translation: MFPFSPGYDHRALSQSLDLPVCVVDDHLTSEAVNEMEQSNSTRSRATSVMETTEEGKLNNVEHLTLMDFLQNLTEKQWRGIREGMFDPLTKQQLAGLCLRIVQFLSDKLMQIIIPGLYELLGIQDAASSPLSQRSLSASLTSLLDDKTNTKSRVRFTEAGVPKRPGSRKSYNSFRIPTPYPSSNCVEQEEEEEQESQLKFKEIYLTKGCLGSGSYLPNGAMRTLTSLSDVQKKTTNSETLQVLLGVSEDTL